From one Ignavibacteria bacterium genomic stretch:
- the greA gene encoding transcription elongation factor GreA translates to MGGNAIYVTREHLEAIQLELHDLKGRGRKDIAQKIADARSHGDLSENADYDAAKHAQELLEIRISKLESTLARAQVIDKSDFPDDKVYILSNVKLLNKKTNKEVDYQLVSPEEADFEQNKLSVTSPLGKALMGKVVGDLVETRVPAGILQYEILNISK, encoded by the coding sequence ATGGGCGGTAATGCCATTTATGTAACACGGGAGCATCTGGAAGCTATTCAGCTGGAACTGCACGACTTAAAAGGTCGTGGACGGAAGGATATTGCCCAAAAGATTGCCGACGCACGGTCGCACGGCGATTTGTCCGAGAATGCAGATTACGATGCAGCGAAACATGCTCAGGAGCTTCTCGAGATCCGGATTTCGAAACTGGAAAGTACACTTGCACGAGCACAGGTGATTGACAAGTCCGACTTCCCGGACGATAAGGTGTATATCCTGTCAAACGTTAAACTTCTGAATAAGAAAACAAACAAGGAAGTTGACTATCAGCTGGTGAGTCCGGAAGAGGCCGATTTTGAACAGAACAAACTATCAGTCACCAGCCCCCTGGGCAAAGCGTTGATGGGCAAGGTAGTTGGTGATTTGGTAGAGACCAGGGTCCCGGCCGGGATTCTCCAGTACGAAATTCTTAACATCAGCAAATAA
- a CDS encoding ATP-binding protein yields MNRTKLRELISAGESSTVEFKRKFTSVDKFAREMIAFANTEGGYLIVGVDDDRRIVGVESEKEERNLIEVALHHIAPVLDITIDIVEIEYVDIVVVLVPRSSLRPHWFVPDDLPVNGKNRKAFIRRGEESVEASREMVKVLRGMRPDSPPMTLSIGDREQRLFAYLERYGRASVNDFARLVNISRRRASQILVKLVRAGVLHVNYEAGHDFFTLV; encoded by the coding sequence ATGAACCGAACTAAACTTCGTGAGCTAATTTCTGCGGGCGAGTCTTCAACCGTTGAGTTTAAGCGAAAGTTTACCAGCGTTGACAAGTTTGCGCGAGAGATGATAGCCTTTGCCAATACCGAAGGCGGCTACCTTATTGTGGGGGTTGATGATGACCGCAGAATTGTTGGTGTAGAAAGCGAGAAGGAAGAGCGCAATCTTATTGAGGTTGCCCTACACCATATAGCGCCGGTACTGGACATCACGATTGACATCGTTGAGATTGAGTACGTGGATATCGTAGTAGTGCTTGTGCCACGAAGTTCGTTGCGCCCACACTGGTTTGTACCCGATGATCTTCCGGTAAACGGCAAGAACAGGAAGGCGTTTATCAGGCGTGGCGAGGAAAGCGTTGAAGCCTCACGTGAAATGGTAAAGGTCTTACGCGGGATGCGTCCCGATAGCCCGCCAATGACGCTCTCAATAGGTGATCGTGAACAGCGGTTATTTGCCTACCTTGAACGATACGGGCGTGCCAGTGTTAATGATTTTGCACGTTTGGTTAACATCTCCCGACGGCGGGCATCCCAGATTCTGGTTAAACTTGTTCGTGCGGGTGTGCTGCATGTGAACTACGAAGCGGGACACGATTTCTTCACATTAGTGTAA
- a CDS encoding HPF/RaiA family ribosome-associated protein, which yields MDVHISTRKCRLTEEEHELFVKAAEQLTRFHDSIHRVDVVALEDAGVKWAEFAVRVQGHTVVAREHGPDHVKALNDAKEKVVRQLQKIKQKQQAGIQ from the coding sequence ATGGATGTTCATATCAGCACTCGGAAGTGCAGACTAACGGAAGAAGAACACGAATTGTTCGTAAAGGCAGCAGAACAGCTCACCAGATTTCATGATTCAATCCACCGCGTTGATGTTGTGGCACTTGAAGATGCCGGGGTTAAGTGGGCTGAGTTTGCGGTACGAGTACAGGGGCATACCGTTGTAGCCCGCGAACACGGGCCCGATCACGTGAAAGCCCTGAACGATGCCAAGGAAAAAGTGGTCCGCCAGCTTCAGAAGATTAAGCAAAAACAGCAAGCCGGGATTCAATAG
- a CDS encoding acetyl-CoA carboxylase carboxyltransferase subunit beta, producing MAWFHRKSQNIEETRSVRDMPDGLWTKCPSCSTVLYRKELEQHAYTCRSCSHHFRIAASNYISILIDDGTWQEADSTVRSADPLKFSDTRPYADRLREAYNKTKLPDAVTTGTGTIGGNPVSFGCMNFGFIGGSMGSVVGEKFTRAARRSLEGAMPFVFISASGGARMQEAALSLMQMAKTSAILSELSEAGIPYISILTDPTTGGVSASYAMLGDIIIGEPKALIGFAGPRVIEQTIRKKLPEGFQRSEFLLDHGFLDMVVARTELKDMLTKIIKYLKVPNA from the coding sequence ATGGCATGGTTCCACCGGAAATCACAGAATATCGAGGAAACACGGTCAGTACGGGATATGCCCGATGGACTGTGGACGAAGTGTCCGTCATGCTCAACGGTCCTGTACAGGAAAGAACTTGAGCAGCATGCATACACATGCAGATCGTGTAGCCATCACTTCCGGATTGCAGCGTCAAACTATATCAGCATTCTGATTGATGACGGAACGTGGCAAGAGGCTGATAGCACAGTTCGCTCCGCGGATCCGTTGAAGTTCTCTGATACTCGTCCGTATGCAGACCGGTTGCGCGAGGCATACAACAAAACAAAATTGCCCGATGCTGTTACCACCGGAACAGGAACCATCGGCGGGAATCCTGTTTCGTTCGGGTGCATGAACTTTGGCTTTATTGGCGGATCGATGGGCAGTGTGGTTGGAGAGAAATTCACACGTGCAGCCCGACGATCTCTGGAAGGGGCTATGCCGTTTGTGTTTATCAGCGCCTCAGGAGGTGCCAGGATGCAGGAGGCTGCTCTGTCGCTGATGCAAATGGCCAAGACCAGCGCCATCCTCAGTGAACTCTCCGAGGCCGGTATTCCCTATATCTCGATCCTTACTGACCCTACCACGGGCGGGGTAAGCGCATCGTATGCAATGCTGGGCGATATCATCATTGGCGAACCCAAAGCCCTGATTGGCTTTGCAGGGCCGCGCGTTATCGAACAAACCATACGAAAAAAATTACCCGAAGGTTTCCAGCGCTCTGAATTTCTGCTGGACCACGGCTTTCTGGATATGGTGGTAGCACGAACCGAGTTAAAAGATATGCTCACGAAGATTATAAAGTATCTAAAGGTGCCGAATGCGTGA
- the rocF gene encoding arginase: MRDRSTSVRLLGFPIDLGADRRGVDMGPSAMRIANVDERLRALGYNVVDEGDIPIRTIEVQEEANSKLKYLPEVAEMSHVLCDRVKSTLDDGEFPLILGGDHSMSIGSLAGIGRHCKEQGKTLGVLWIDAHADMNTAETTPSGNIHGMPLAVAMGYGHPSLTTIGGDFPKLDPRNLAIIGLRSIDQGERELIHELGIAAYTMFDIDRLGMYEVASRVLEVMSRSVDHLHISFDVDGVDPSVATGVGTPVPGGLTYRETHLLMEMISQIEAYASLEVAEVNPILDDRNKTAEFASGVVASSMGKRIL; encoded by the coding sequence ATGCGTGACCGATCTACCAGTGTACGTCTTCTTGGTTTCCCGATTGACCTTGGTGCCGATCGGCGTGGAGTGGATATGGGGCCGTCGGCAATGCGAATTGCCAATGTTGACGAGCGGCTGCGGGCGCTCGGCTACAATGTGGTTGATGAAGGCGATATTCCAATTCGTACCATTGAGGTTCAGGAAGAGGCAAACTCGAAACTGAAATATCTGCCTGAGGTTGCCGAAATGAGTCATGTGCTCTGCGACCGCGTAAAATCAACGCTTGACGATGGCGAGTTCCCGCTGATTCTGGGCGGCGATCACAGTATGAGCATTGGATCGCTGGCTGGAATCGGACGTCACTGCAAGGAACAGGGCAAAACGTTGGGTGTGTTGTGGATTGATGCTCATGCCGACATGAATACGGCTGAAACCACGCCATCAGGGAATATCCACGGTATGCCTCTTGCCGTGGCCATGGGGTACGGTCATCCGTCACTTACAACGATTGGCGGTGACTTCCCTAAGCTTGATCCGCGCAACCTTGCAATCATCGGTTTACGCTCCATTGACCAGGGAGAACGCGAGCTTATCCACGAACTGGGAATTGCTGCCTATACCATGTTTGATATTGACCGGTTGGGTATGTACGAAGTTGCCTCCCGGGTCCTTGAGGTGATGTCGAGATCGGTTGACCATCTGCATATTTCGTTCGACGTTGACGGTGTTGATCCCTCGGTAGCAACTGGGGTTGGCACACCGGTACCCGGTGGCTTAACGTACCGCGAAACCCACCTGCTGATGGAAATGATTTCCCAAATCGAAGCGTATGCGTCGCTCGAGGTTGCAGAGGTAAATCCAATTCTTGATGACAGGAATAAAACAGCAGAGTTTGCCTCCGGCGTTGTTGCGTCGTCGATGGGCAAGCGAATTCTGTAA
- the hprK gene encoding HPr(Ser) kinase/phosphatase produces the protein MPSSALPSKPVVKESITVRELLTGPVNLHAVTGDVGLDNLITDKNLHRPQLALAGFTELFSFSRVQLFGNTEFFYLLKTLDQEKRRIAFRTICDFNVPCIVCANGHTVPPDLVDIAVEHNVAILSTPFDTNKTTYLLGEFLDDQFSEQITVHGSFADVYGVGILFVGKSGIGKSEIALDLVERGHRLVADDIVVFTKKRESILMGTGTSLVRHFMEIRGLGVIDVRQMFGIRSIRFQKRLEIIVELEVFDPKREYNRTGLDESISNLLDVPITTVKLPIFPGKNVTVISETIALNYLLKTYGYNASREFADRLEQEIRRREHEKGPFDQRQITYFQSDDE, from the coding sequence ATGCCTTCGTCCGCTCTTCCTTCAAAACCCGTCGTTAAAGAATCAATTACGGTGCGAGAGTTACTCACTGGCCCCGTTAACCTGCATGCGGTAACGGGGGATGTTGGTCTGGATAATCTGATTACCGATAAAAACTTGCATCGTCCGCAACTGGCTCTAGCAGGCTTCACTGAGTTGTTCTCGTTTTCACGGGTACAGCTATTTGGTAATACTGAGTTTTTTTACCTCCTGAAAACGCTCGACCAGGAAAAACGGCGGATTGCGTTTCGCACAATCTGTGATTTCAACGTCCCATGCATCGTTTGCGCCAATGGTCACACCGTACCACCCGATCTGGTTGACATTGCTGTTGAGCATAACGTAGCAATTCTTTCTACGCCATTCGATACAAACAAAACCACGTATCTCCTTGGTGAGTTCCTTGATGATCAGTTTAGTGAGCAAATCACCGTCCATGGCTCCTTTGCTGATGTGTACGGGGTGGGCATCCTCTTTGTTGGGAAAAGCGGAATTGGAAAAAGTGAGATCGCCCTTGATCTTGTAGAACGAGGCCACCGTCTTGTGGCTGATGATATCGTAGTGTTTACCAAGAAACGCGAGAGTATTCTCATGGGTACCGGAACGTCATTGGTCAGACACTTTATGGAAATCAGAGGCCTCGGTGTGATTGATGTTCGCCAAATGTTCGGTATCCGCTCAATTCGTTTTCAGAAACGACTCGAAATTATCGTTGAACTCGAGGTGTTCGACCCCAAGCGTGAATACAACAGGACAGGTTTGGACGAGAGCATCTCCAACCTTCTTGACGTTCCGATTACTACTGTAAAGCTTCCCATATTCCCGGGTAAGAACGTAACCGTTATCAGCGAAACAATTGCTTTAAACTATCTACTAAAAACCTATGGCTACAATGCATCCAGAGAATTTGCCGACAGACTTGAACAGGAAATACGCCGACGTGAACATGAGAAAGGACCCTTCGATCAGCGTCAGATCACATACTTTCAAAGCGATGATGAGTAA